A portion of the Lathamus discolor isolate bLatDis1 chromosome 5, bLatDis1.hap1, whole genome shotgun sequence genome contains these proteins:
- the TBCE gene encoding tubulin-specific chaperone E isoform X1, with protein MTDWVPSEALGRRVLCGTEYATVRYVGSVPPTAGIWLGVEWDDPQRGKHDGTYEGTQYFKCRHPRGGSFIRPNKANFGVDFLTAVKNRYGLNDEQDAQHRTDNTLVFGKKTVEFVGMDSIAEQQSQLNQLVDISVCECAVSHAGQKEEIGRTCANIRHINLSKNLISSWETVMAIASEVQNLETLNVSGNKMKFPSTSTSVSSVFSKLRVLALNQTAITWTEVLLCAPGWPRLEELYLTSNNITVLERPGNVLQTLKLLDLSDNQLLDGNQLHLIAHLPRLEQLILRNSGIASIDFPDAGFGCKTKMFPSLKHLAINDNKISEWSSINELDKLPSLRSLQCHNNPFMDTEKNPETLRQLIIAKISQLEVLNKSEIPPAERKGAELDYRKIFGNDWLAAGGNWNPEKNNPSEEFLAAHPRYPLLCLKYGAPEEGELKAQQPLTLKNQLLTLTIKCPEKPEQKPVQKKLPESMTIQRVKGLLYRLLKIPGSELKLSYESSKLEGKEVELDNDLKPLQFYSIENGDCVLVRW; from the exons ATGACTGACTGGGTGCCTTCTGAGGCACTGGGTCGAAGAGTCTTGTGTGGCACAGAGTATGCAACTGTGCGCTACGTTGGCAGTGTTCCTCCCACAGCAG GAATTTGGCTTGGTGTGGAATGGGATGATCCTCAGAGAGGCAAGCATGATGGTACCTATGAAGGAACACAGTATTTTAAGTGCAG GCATCCAAGAGGAGGATCATTTATCCGGCCAAACAAGGCAAATTTTGGAGTAGATTTTCTTACTGCAGTAAAGAATCGGTATGGATTGAATGATGAGCAAGATGCTCAACACAGGACAGATAATACATTAGTATTTGGAAAGAAGACTGTGGAATTTGTTGGCATGGATTCTATTGCAGAACAACAAAG CCAGCTGAACCAACTGGTAGATATctctgtgtgtgagtgtgcAGTAAGCCATGCTGGTCAGAAAGAGGAAATCGGCAGAACGTGTGCTA ATATCAGGCATATAAATCTATCAAAAAATCTGATATCATCTTGGGAGACAGTAATGGCTATTGCTTCTGAAGTTCAAAATCTGGAAACACTTAATGTCAG tggaaacaaaatgaaatttccaTCTACATCAACTTCTGTATCCAGTGTGTTTTCAAAATTGAGGGTTCTGGCACTTAATCAAACTGCAATAACATGGACAGAG GTTCTTCTTTGTGCTCCAGGATGGCCAAGACTTGAAGAATTGTACCTTACTTCTAATAATATTACGGTTTTGGAAAG GCCTGGTAATGTCCTGCAGACCCTGAAGTTGTTAGACCTTTCAGACAACCAGTTACTGGATGGAAATCAGCTGCATCTAATAGCACATCTCCCCAG ATTAGAACAGCTAATACTTAGGAACAGCGGAATAGCTTCTATTGATTTTCCTGATGCTGGATTTG GATGCAAGACTAAAATGTTTCCTTCACTAAAGCACCTTGCGATAAATGACAATAAAATATCAGAG TGGTCATCTATCAATGAGCTTGATAAACTGCCAAGTCTGCGGTCACTGCAGTGTCACAATAACCCTTTCATGGACACAGAGAAGAACCCAGAGACCCTGAGACAGCTCATTATTGCCAAGATAAGTCAGTTGGAGGTTTTGAACAAGTCTGAG ATCCCTcctgctgaaagaaaaggagcagagctTGATTATCgcaaaatatttggaaatgaCTGGTTAGCAGCTGGTGGGAATTGGAACCCGGAGAAGAACAATCCAagtgaagaatttcttgctGCTCATCCTAGATACCCATTGCTTTGTCTTA AATATGGTGCACCTGAAGAAGGAGAACTGAAGGCACAACAGCCCTTGACTTTGAAAAATCAGCTTCTGA CTTTGACAATTAAGTGTCCTGAGAAACCTGAACAGAAGCCAGTACAGAAAAAGCTACCAG AGTCTATGACTATTCAGAGGGTCAAAGGATTGCTGTATCGCCTACTGAAAATTCCTGGTTCAGAACTGAAACTGTCCTATGAAAGTTCTAAA ctggaaggaaaagaagttgAACTAGACAATGACTTAAAGCCTTTGCAGTTCTACTCAATAGAGAATGGAGACTGTGTGCTAGTACGGTGGTAA
- the TBCE gene encoding tubulin-specific chaperone E isoform X2, which yields MTDWVPSEALGRRVLCGTEYATVRYVGSVPPTAGIWLGVEWDDPQRGKHDGTYEGTQYFKCRHPRGGSFIRPNKANFGVDFLTAVKNRYGLNDEQDAQHRTDNTLVFGKKTVEFVGMDSIAEQQSQLNQLVDISVCECAVSHAGQKEEIGRTCANIRHINLSKNLISSWETVMAIASEVQNLETLNVSGNKMKFPSTSTSVSSVFSKLRVLALNQTAITWTEVLLCAPGWPRLEELYLTSNNITVLERPGNVLQTLKLLDLSDNQLLDGNQLHLIAHLPRLEQLILRNSGIASIDFPDAGFGCKTKMFPSLKHLAINDNKISEWSSINELDKLPSLRSLQCHNNPFMDTEKNPETLRQLIIAKISQLEVLNKSEIPPAERKGAELDYRKIFGNDWLAAGGNWNPEKNNPSEEFLAAHPRYPLLCLTLTIKCPEKPEQKPVQKKLPESMTIQRVKGLLYRLLKIPGSELKLSYESSKLEGKEVELDNDLKPLQFYSIENGDCVLVRW from the exons ATGACTGACTGGGTGCCTTCTGAGGCACTGGGTCGAAGAGTCTTGTGTGGCACAGAGTATGCAACTGTGCGCTACGTTGGCAGTGTTCCTCCCACAGCAG GAATTTGGCTTGGTGTGGAATGGGATGATCCTCAGAGAGGCAAGCATGATGGTACCTATGAAGGAACACAGTATTTTAAGTGCAG GCATCCAAGAGGAGGATCATTTATCCGGCCAAACAAGGCAAATTTTGGAGTAGATTTTCTTACTGCAGTAAAGAATCGGTATGGATTGAATGATGAGCAAGATGCTCAACACAGGACAGATAATACATTAGTATTTGGAAAGAAGACTGTGGAATTTGTTGGCATGGATTCTATTGCAGAACAACAAAG CCAGCTGAACCAACTGGTAGATATctctgtgtgtgagtgtgcAGTAAGCCATGCTGGTCAGAAAGAGGAAATCGGCAGAACGTGTGCTA ATATCAGGCATATAAATCTATCAAAAAATCTGATATCATCTTGGGAGACAGTAATGGCTATTGCTTCTGAAGTTCAAAATCTGGAAACACTTAATGTCAG tggaaacaaaatgaaatttccaTCTACATCAACTTCTGTATCCAGTGTGTTTTCAAAATTGAGGGTTCTGGCACTTAATCAAACTGCAATAACATGGACAGAG GTTCTTCTTTGTGCTCCAGGATGGCCAAGACTTGAAGAATTGTACCTTACTTCTAATAATATTACGGTTTTGGAAAG GCCTGGTAATGTCCTGCAGACCCTGAAGTTGTTAGACCTTTCAGACAACCAGTTACTGGATGGAAATCAGCTGCATCTAATAGCACATCTCCCCAG ATTAGAACAGCTAATACTTAGGAACAGCGGAATAGCTTCTATTGATTTTCCTGATGCTGGATTTG GATGCAAGACTAAAATGTTTCCTTCACTAAAGCACCTTGCGATAAATGACAATAAAATATCAGAG TGGTCATCTATCAATGAGCTTGATAAACTGCCAAGTCTGCGGTCACTGCAGTGTCACAATAACCCTTTCATGGACACAGAGAAGAACCCAGAGACCCTGAGACAGCTCATTATTGCCAAGATAAGTCAGTTGGAGGTTTTGAACAAGTCTGAG ATCCCTcctgctgaaagaaaaggagcagagctTGATTATCgcaaaatatttggaaatgaCTGGTTAGCAGCTGGTGGGAATTGGAACCCGGAGAAGAACAATCCAagtgaagaatttcttgctGCTCATCCTAGATACCCATTGCTTTGTCTTA CTTTGACAATTAAGTGTCCTGAGAAACCTGAACAGAAGCCAGTACAGAAAAAGCTACCAG AGTCTATGACTATTCAGAGGGTCAAAGGATTGCTGTATCGCCTACTGAAAATTCCTGGTTCAGAACTGAAACTGTCCTATGAAAGTTCTAAA ctggaaggaaaagaagttgAACTAGACAATGACTTAAAGCCTTTGCAGTTCTACTCAATAGAGAATGGAGACTGTGTGCTAGTACGGTGGTAA